Proteins encoded within one genomic window of Triticum aestivum cultivar Chinese Spring chromosome 2D, IWGSC CS RefSeq v2.1, whole genome shotgun sequence:
- the LOC123049895 gene encoding probable xyloglucan endotransglucosylase/hydrolase protein 16 — protein MAPALPCRPKLRLLCVALAFLLAVDIGRADIYEDIEIIWSADHTYYFMDGESEALALSLDYNRGSAFKSKEMYHFVRIDIDIKLIEGNSAGTVCTVYTISEGPWEVHDEIDLEFLGNSTGEPYTLHTNIFANGVGGREQQFKLWFDPSSEYHTYSIVWNPKRITIEVDGVTVRTFDNNEDQGVPFPSYQRQRVYGSLWSAEDWATQGGRVKTDWSLAPFVSYYRNYNVTWCQPSPGVLWCGTEPAESTHFNLSPKALADLQWVRDNHYVIYDYCLDRSNRYNDATRPKECSLPPRP, from the exons ATGGCGCCAGCATTGCCTTGTAGGCCAAAGCTTCGGCTCCTGTGCGTAGCCTTGGCCTTCCTCCTGGCCGTCGATATAGGCAGGGCGGACATCTACGAGGACATCGAGATCATATGGAGCGCCGACCATACCTACTACTTCATGGACGGCGAGAGCGAGGCGCTGGCGCTCTCGCTGGACTATAACCGGGGCTCCGCCTTCAAGTCCAAGGAAATGTACCATTTCGTCCGCATCGACATCGACATCAAGCTCATCGAAGGCAACTCCGCCGGCACCGTCTGCACTGTCTAC ACCATCTCGGAAGGGCCGTGGGAGGTTCACGACGAGATCGACCTGGAATTCCTGGGCAACTCCACCGGCGAGCCTTACACGCTCCACACCAACATCTTCGCCAACGGCGTGGGCGGCCGGGAGCAGCAGTTCAAGCTCTGGTTCGACCCCAGCTCCGAGTACCACACCTACTCCATCGTCTGGAACCCCAAGCGCATCAC GATCGAGGTGGACGGCGTGACGGTCCGGACGTTCGACAACAACGAGGACCAGGGCGTGCCGTTCCCGTCGTACCAGCGGCAGCGCGTGTACGGGAGCCTGTGGAGCGCGGAGGACTGGGCGACGCAGGGCGGGCGCGTCAAGACGGACTGGTCGCTGGCGCCCTTCGTCTCCTACTACCGCAACTACAACGTCACCTGGTGCCAGCCGTCGCCCGGCGTGCTGTGGTGCGGCACCGAGCCCGCCGAGTCCACGCACTTCAACCTCTCCCCCAAGGCGCTGGCCGACCTGCAGTGGGTGCGCGACAACCACTACGTCATCTACGACTACTGCCTCGACAGGAGCAACCGGTACAACGACGCAACCAGGCCCAAGGAGTGCTCGCTCCCGCCCCGCCCGTGA